Proteins encoded within one genomic window of Raineyella fluvialis:
- a CDS encoding tetratricopeptide repeat protein, protein MGESPFSAAIEAYTSAAKSGDTNAMNRLGILLGTRMDPPDLIEARHWWTTAANAGNTSAMNNLAILLATKTDPPDLIEARHWWTTAANAGNTSAMNNLAILLATKTDPPT, encoded by the coding sequence GTGGGGGAATCGCCCTTCTCAGCGGCAATCGAGGCCTACACCAGCGCCGCCAAGTCCGGTGACACCAACGCCATGAACAGACTCGGGATACTGCTGGGCACGAGAATGGACCCCCCCGACCTGATCGAGGCACGCCACTGGTGGACCACCGCCGCCAACGCCGGCAACACGAGCGCCATGAACAACCTCGCGATACTGCTGGCCACGAAAACGGACCCCCCCGACCTGATCGAGGCACGCCACTGGTGGACCACCGCCGCCAACGCCGGCAACACCAGCGCCATGAACAACCTCGCGATACTGCTGGCCACGAAAACGGACCCCCCGACCTGA
- a CDS encoding helix-turn-helix domain-containing protein: MARSFADLASRAKESWSGDAHQVNEAASKVFKAEVSAQEALGADLADARHGRNITQKVLSDLSGVPQSEISRIESGRANPTIETVARLAAALDKKLVLQ; the protein is encoded by the coding sequence ATGGCACGTAGCTTCGCGGACCTCGCGTCCCGCGCAAAGGAGTCCTGGTCGGGCGACGCCCACCAGGTCAACGAGGCGGCCAGCAAGGTCTTCAAGGCGGAGGTCAGCGCCCAAGAGGCGCTGGGCGCCGATCTGGCTGACGCTCGCCACGGCCGCAACATCACCCAGAAAGTCCTCTCGGACCTCTCTGGTGTCCCGCAGTCGGAGATCAGCAGGATCGAGAGTGGCCGGGCGAACCCCACGATCGAGACCGTCGCCCGCCTGGCTGCCGCACTCGACAAGAAGCTCGTGCTTCAGTAG